CCCTGACTTTCCTTTTCCTGACGCGGAGCACTAACTCGATCTCCTTTTCCCCAGCATTCCACCCGCCTGACCGCATGCACTGTATTCCGAAACAGCTGATGGAGGAAGCTCCCTCCGCCCCTTGCCCTCTGGCTGGATACTTACTGATGCATTTTCCTTCATAGGCTAATCCAATGGATCTTCCCAGGAGGCAGGTAGCTTTCCTCAGGTGGCAGGCACTGGCGTAAGTGATGCCGTCATTCCCACACAGGTACTGTTCAGGGGAGGTAGGCTCTGGACAAATCCGATTACACGTCACACAGTAGGCATTATTAGTTTGATCAACCACACATGTGGAGCTGCCTGGGCATAAAACATCCCTGCAGGtctctgaaagaaaaagaacaatacACAGCGGTTAACAGGAGATCCCAAAGCCCCAGCCAGGGGTGAAATGGGTGGCACAATGAAACAAGTGGTAAGAGAAAAGCCTTCAGCAGTTCCCCACATTTAAAGGGCCAGTAGAGGAAATGTCCCCATCTTAGGGCAGCTGGTGGGACTCAAATGCGGAAAGACTGTGGGGAACCCTCAGTCCAGCTACgtctttctctgctgagcacagtATAGTTACTGTTGCCCAACACTTGGAACACCACCCTGGTTCCTGTGGGGAAGTATATCCAACAGCTCCTCCTCCCTACACTCAGGCACATACAGTTTGTCATTTGAGGGACATCAGATTAGATTTGCAAACCTACTTTTGCATTTGCCCTGATACTGGACTTCAAGTTCAGGCTGTTCTTTACATCTGGCTTTGAGAAGGGCACACTCGTTCCTGTAGGTTTTCCCATCTAAGCCACACACAGGGCCCTTCCAAGTGATATTAGAGCAATCCGGAGCACAAACACACCGAGGTTTGTTCTTCTTGTTCATTTTACATTTCTTTCCGGGTCCACAGTCCACGTTCTCACATGTTTCTGATGGAAGGAAAGAGACACCACTTTAGTACTGAGCATGTGGAACAGACTTGGTGTCAAAActgctttaaaagaaaagaaaggaaaagaaaaaaggaaaagaaaaaaagataacgAAAAAAGATAAAGGATAAAgataaagggaaaggaaaagaagaaattaaaagaatagaagggggaaaaataaaagaaaaaaaaaaagagggggaaaaaaaagcaagaagGATACTGTGACCCCAGAACGTAAAAGAGAAAacacctttccttccctccaggAAACACTACTAGAGGGAAATTCCCGCCTCCAGTGAGGGCAGGAGGCGAGAGGAGGTCGCTCCCCTCCTCCCCGCGATGTGCAGGGCGGCTGAGCAGAAATAGGGGTCACCTTGCTGATCGTGCCGCTGGTACGAGACGCCCCTCAAAGCCCTACCGAGGAAGGAAGTGGGTGGACCACGCTTCCCCCACTCCAGCTCAAGCCCCGCTCCTCCTCCCTTAGCCCATTGCCCGCCCGAGCCTCTCCTCCGCAcggagcagctctccagcacccCCTCACCTTTGCACGGGATACAGTTCGGGGCTCCCCCGTTAAAAATCATCCATTTGAAAAGCGTGTTGTCGTTGACGTCCTCTTCCGTCCACGAAGTGGTCAGGCGGCCGGTTTTGCAGCACTCCTCCTTGCTGAGGTCGGTTTTGTAGAGGACCTGGCAGCGGCCGTTCCGCGCCTGCCGAAGCCAGCAGTTCCCAGCTGGGGGGGGGTAGgggtggtgggggtgggagACCAAGCCGGATCAGTGGCGGTCACCACTGACCCAGACACAACACGTGCGCCTTGCAATTACTTTTACTAGACTGTTTAGTTTTATTTGTCCCATTTCATAACCCGCAGCTACTCCAGCCCGGTTTGGGAGAGCagttgaaaaacaaaacaaaacccaaaccaaaccgcaggagaacaaacaacaacaacaaacccccaacccaaa
Above is a window of Pogoniulus pusillus isolate bPogPus1 chromosome Z, bPogPus1.pri, whole genome shotgun sequence DNA encoding:
- the FST gene encoding follistatin codes for the protein MLLLLMFLCHFMEDHTVQAGNCWLRQARNGRCQVLYKTDLSKEECCKTGRLTTSWTEEDVNDNTLFKWMIFNGGAPNCIPCKETCENVDCGPGKKCKMNKKNKPRCVCAPDCSNITWKGPVCGLDGKTYRNECALLKARCKEQPELEVQYQGKCKKTCRDVLCPGSSTCVVDQTNNAYCVTCNRICPEPTSPEQYLCGNDGITYASACHLRKATCLLGRSIGLAYEGKCIKAKSCEDIQCSAGKKCLWDFKVGRGRCALCDELCPESKSDEAVCASDNTTYPSECAMKEAACSMGVLLEVKHSGSCNSINEDPEDEEEDEDQDYSFPISSILEW